In Thermodesulfobacteriota bacterium, one genomic interval encodes:
- a CDS encoding CdaR family protein — protein MRFVRRNLALKLLALGLAIVTWWFVTGESKVLVSFNVPLEIRNLPAGMTLTNKVETHVEVRLQGPSSILAGFKASEISMALDLSAGKPGKQIVKFDPGAVRVPSGVTVQKIFPQAVEVVLARTERRRLPVSLKLRGGKSLRNRIASIEIDPKEVEVEALPEEFSRMPVAYTEEIVPDTGEDTFETEARVDLREPHAKITGDRYVRVKIRFRR, from the coding sequence ATGCGTTTCGTTCGCCGGAACCTCGCCCTGAAGCTTCTCGCCCTCGGTCTTGCGATCGTCACATGGTGGTTCGTCACGGGGGAGAGCAAGGTACTCGTAAGCTTCAACGTCCCTCTGGAGATCCGGAACCTTCCCGCGGGGATGACGCTGACGAACAAGGTCGAGACGCACGTGGAGGTGCGGCTGCAGGGGCCGTCCTCCATCCTCGCGGGTTTCAAGGCGTCGGAGATCTCCATGGCGCTCGATCTCTCCGCCGGGAAGCCGGGGAAGCAGATCGTGAAATTCGATCCCGGGGCGGTCCGGGTCCCGTCGGGGGTAACGGTGCAGAAGATCTTCCCGCAGGCCGTCGAAGTCGTCCTCGCGCGGACCGAGCGCAGGAGACTCCCCGTTTCCCTGAAGCTGAGGGGAGGGAAGTCGCTCCGGAACCGGATCGCCTCCATCGAGATCGATCCGAAAGAAGTCGAGGTGGAGGCGCTGCCGGAAGAGTTCTCCAGGATGCCGGTCGCGTACACCGAGGAGATCGTCCCCGACACCGGGGAGGACACCTTCGAAACGGAGGCCCGGGTGGACTTGCGGGAGCCGCATGCTAAAATCACCGGGGACCGGTACGTCCGCGTGAAGATCCGGTTCCGTCGATAG